A portion of the Cololabis saira isolate AMF1-May2022 chromosome 17, fColSai1.1, whole genome shotgun sequence genome contains these proteins:
- the lrrfip2 gene encoding leucine-rich repeat flightless-interacting protein 2 isoform X1: MLSSYANDEMGTQGSGRKRAPLKDRFSAEDDALSSIAREAEARLAAKRAARAEARDIRMKELERQQKELSYHSSSSSNKKWGQIHQWMAETEKARASSSSRSSSRHHRRLDDDVMSVHSYRSTSSAVRDLGSNKSRSSSRKKDPLSDSLSNRSLLKSSRSTSSVYNDLHSHKKGSSSSSKKDLLTGLYHDQRTYSSLAKTKPTPLSSTSTYQPRSTTSSSSTTGTALPRSYSMASIYDDTGLYGSGYSSRAPSEYSWYSSGASSTRSSPVHSSDDDTVSSVSQERYSRSRRNSASSDFSDISESAADYFSRSNRRGSIVSDLDDLSIPDLDGLDEKCDKQYSDYSRPSSRCATPGLSAATLASLGGTSSRRGSADTGSVYDPDTSLSELRDIYELKDQIQDVEGRYMQGLKELKESLAEVDEKYKKAMVSNAQLDNDKGNLIYQVDTLKDVIEEMEEQMAEMKRELEDKSKELERQKHTCSVLQHKQEELKEGIRQRDELIEESQRMQTKLDALTREVFDLQETINWKDKKMAALERQKEYFDCIRNERDELRDELADIKGKSKPGEKHGMVIIPDGTPNGDVNHEPLSSGITLVSQEAAQVLEAAGEGPLDVRLLKLAEEKEELLAQIRKLKNQLEDERQKHSKVDSAYPDGERMENGTDLHFIEMQRDSNRQISEYKFKLSKAEQEMGTMEQNITRLEGQVSRYKSAADNSEKIEDELKAEKRKLQRELRTALDKNEEMEMTNNHLVKRLEKMKANRNALLSQQ, from the exons CTTTCTTACCACTCATCCAGCAGTAGCAACAAAAAATGGGGTCAGATCCACCAGTGGATG GCCGAAACAGAAAAAGCCAGAGCTTCTAGTAGTAGTAGGTCCAGCAGCCGTCATCATCGG AGGCTGGATGATGACGTCATGTCAGTCCACAGCTACAGG TCAACATCCTCAGCTGTCCGGGACTTGGGATCTAACAAGAGTCGATCCAGTTCTCGTAAAAAGGATCCATTG TCCGATAGCCTCTCCAATAGGTCTCTGCTCAAGAGTTCCCGCTCCACT AGTTCTGTGTACAATGACCTGCACAGCCACAAAAAGGGTTCATCTAGCTCCTCCAAGAAGGACCTGCTG ACTGGACTTTACCATGATCAAAGGACCTACTCCAGCCTTGCGAAGACCAAACCaactcctctgtcctccacttccACCTATCAGCCACGG AGCACCACTTCCTCATCCTCCACCACTGGCACAGCGCTGCCTCGCAGCTACAGCATG GCCTCCATTTATGATGACACTGGTCTTTACGGCTCAGGCTACAGTTCAAGAGCT CCGTCTGAGTACAGCTGGTACTCCTCTGGAGCCAGCTCCACTCGCAGCAGCCCTGTG CACTCCTCAGATGATGACACAGTCAGCAGTGTGTCCCAGGAACGCTACAGCCGGAGCCGGAGGAACAGTGCG TCATCTGACTTCTCGGACATTAGCGAGTCAGCTGCTGATTATTTCAGCCGCTCCAACCGGAGGGGCAGTATTGTCTCTGACCTTGATGATTTGAGCATTCCAGATTTGGACGGT CTGGATGAAAAATGCGACAAGCAGTACTCGGATTACAGTCGG CCATCGTCCCGCTGTGCcactcccggcctctcagcagCCACCCTGGCATCGCTGGGGGGAACGTCTTCAAGAAGAGGAAGCGCAGACACTGGTAGCGTCTATGACCCTGACACCAGTCTCAGTGAGCTTCGG GATATCTATGAACTAAAGGACCAGATTCAGGATGTAGAAGGGCGGTACATGCAAGGGCTTAAAGAGCTGAAG GAGTCACTTGCAGAGGTGGATGAAAAGTATAAGAAAGCTATGGTATCGAACGCGCAGTTGGACAATGACAAAGGGAACCTCATCTATCAAGTGGACACACTCAAGGATGTGATTGAAGAGATGGAGGAGCAGATGGCAGAGATGAAGCGGGAGCTGGAAGACAAGTCGAAG GAACTAGAAAGACAGAAACACACATGCTCAGTTCTGCAGCATAAACAAGAAGAACTAAAAGAAGGAATACGCCAGAGAGATGAACTCATAGAG GAGAGCCAGCGAATGCAGACTAAGTTAGATGCCCTCACCAGAGAGGTGTTTGATCTTCAAGAAACAATAAACTGGAAGGACAAAAAGATGGCG GCCCTAGAGAGGCAGAAAGAATACTTTGATTGCATTAGGAATGAGAGAGACGAGCTCAGAGATGAGCTCGCTGACATCAAGGGAAAGTCCAAGCCAGGAGAG AAACATGGGATGGTCATCATCCCAGACGGCACACCAAACGGAGACGTCAACCACGAGCCGCTCTCCTCAGGGATCACTCTGGTCTCCCAGGAGGCCGCTCAGGTGCTGGAGGCTGCAGGGGAAGGTCCGCTGG ACGTCAGGCTACTGAAGCTGGCGGAGGAGAAGGAAGAACTGCTGGCTCAGATCAGGAAGCTGAAGAATCAGCTGGAAGACGAGAGACAGAAGCACTCGAAGGTGGACAGTGCTTACCCCGACGGGGAGAGGATGGAGAACGGTACCGACTTGCACTTTATCGAGATGCAGA GAGATTCCAACAGACAGATAAGTGAATACAAGTTCAAGCTTTCCAAGGCAGAACAGGAAATGGGTACAATGGAACAAAAC ATTACTAGACTTGAAGGGCAAGTGTCCCGCTACAAGTCAGCAGCTGATAACTcagagaaaatagaagatgaacTCAAGGCAGAAAAACGGAAACTTCAAAGAGAG CTTCGCACAGCTCTGGACAAGAATGAGGAGATGGAGATGACCAACAACCACCTCGTGAAGCGGCTGGAGAAGATGAAGGCCAACAGGAACGCCCTCCTCTCCCAGCAGTGA